The Methanosphaera stadtmanae DSM 3091 genome includes a window with the following:
- a CDS encoding exonuclease domain-containing protein: MRDYVVMDLENPNFRQNSICAIGVMLIRNNNVVERKYSLINPEDTFDNINIQITKIAPHMIKQSPTLPEYWSEISSWLSNNVIVGHNITYDLRVLTKSLQRYDLEVPEFNYCCTLTQSRKNLDLPSYKLENIAKKLHIIYNPHNAIEDARAAYELFEYINRHNPIGTNQVKQYKYKPKTESYDPKLSTNINNLYGMVQVLIYNQSSTQKQLNLLNSWLQENMKYNHYPLFDDITKKITSIVDKGCVNGEDKEKLATIESVNQSNIYKPNTLKTQVLQGIIKIITADNKITHEELKYLDSWLDQNKSLKGTYPYDKIVEITTSLLKKNTVGENEYINVSKMFLELLSPIKTTVESLDLEGKTYCLTGDFKHGNKAKIVSILEKRGLIKKNCVSYKLDYLFVGDYGSPAWKYGNIGGKIVKAQQIIDKGAKIKIISEKNLFNELGIE, from the coding sequence ATGAGAGACTATGTTGTAATGGATCTTGAAAATCCAAATTTTAGACAAAATTCAATATGTGCAATAGGTGTTATGTTAATTAGAAATAATAATGTTGTAGAAAGAAAATATTCTCTTATAAATCCTGAAGATACATTTGATAATATTAATATTCAAATAACAAAAATAGCACCACACATGATAAAACAAAGTCCAACACTCCCTGAATATTGGAGTGAAATAAGCTCTTGGTTATCAAATAATGTGATTGTTGGACATAATATAACATATGATCTTAGAGTACTGACTAAATCACTTCAAAGATATGATTTAGAAGTTCCAGAATTTAATTACTGCTGTACTCTAACACAAAGTAGAAAAAATTTGGATTTGCCATCATATAAACTAGAAAATATAGCTAAAAAGTTACATATAATATATAATCCACACAATGCAATAGAAGATGCAAGAGCAGCATATGAATTATTTGAATACATAAATAGACATAATCCAATAGGAACTAATCAAGTAAAGCAGTATAAATACAAGCCAAAGACAGAATCATATGATCCTAAATTATCAACTAACATAAATAATCTTTATGGAATGGTACAAGTTTTAATATATAATCAATCATCAACACAAAAACAATTAAATCTACTAAATTCATGGCTACAAGAAAATATGAAATATAATCACTATCCCTTATTTGATGATATTACAAAAAAAATAACATCTATCGTTGATAAAGGATGTGTTAATGGGGAAGATAAGGAAAAACTCGCTACTATTGAAAGTGTTAATCAATCCAATATATATAAACCAAATACACTTAAAACACAAGTATTACAGGGAATTATAAAAATTATCACAGCTGATAATAAAATAACACATGAAGAACTTAAATACTTAGATTCATGGTTAGATCAAAATAAATCCCTTAAAGGAACATACCCTTATGATAAAATAGTAGAAATAACAACGTCTCTTCTAAAAAAGAATACTGTTGGAGAAAATGAATATATAAACGTTTCAAAGATGTTTTTAGAGCTTTTAAGTCCAATTAAAACAACAGTTGAGTCTCTTGATTTAGAGGGAAAAACATATTGTTTAACAGGTGATTTTAAACATGGAAATAAGGCTAAAATAGTATCAATTCTTGAAAAAAGAGGTCTTATTAAGAAAAATTGTGTATCATACAAGTTGGATTATTTGTTTGTTGGAGATTATGGAAGTCCTGCATGGAAGTATGGTAATATTGGTGGAAAAATTGTTAAAGCACAACAAATAATAGATAAAGGTGCTAAAATTAAAATTATTAGTGAAAAAAATTTATTTAATGAATTGGGTATTGAATAA
- a CDS encoding beta strand repeat-containing protein: protein MFKKYNKEIFLLILVSLLLISISAISAGDVSNSTTTSPTVTVEKQVSMNNVIKEDTTDNKVLSKNSENIQTKEKTDNKKTIKKETSNVDYCVCDNSGSDSNTGSQDSPFKTIGYTVEKVNSNDNYNIHIKNGTYKGTGNTNLTIDNNTPSAPLTQTKSVKKDDSNVVEITGANVRNYWSWDDDDPSSAEISDEILDANAGKTFLIDQKAFNILKRVNLIKFSGSITYVGKDNPTSYSTLWLNTDHGNNTKVANITFQYTDERQLFRGETTGGYYNATVENCTFNANVADFPENNLRLIEFTTGTEDSIDPVMIFKNSKINISAPANFLNFAQYFEGGWLGTVDPKVVPIRIGEEFTFARATNNRRIIFDSNNITISVSKDDGNSYATLNAIMFSSSHAQFTNNNINLSGEKYLYGMLCTSYSSHNNISNNTFQINGQRYTAGIYLTGGYLQNNTVANNTITLVSSNSSSSVAEDSGYPIVIEDRRYIGGNYPPAEYPSGGELINNTVINNTIVVSGNNVYGIEHYGGTNTLIKGNRINASGINPTGIVITGNGLSVEDNIIYITAQTNNTGTTADYFPAISGGIYAQLCFNNTIKNNKVVTVNGSGITAKQYRNLTIIGNKVNVTDEYAVVLTECNNNNVSGNELGSKSYYGDEAVSIIDGQNNSVHDNKGLPRDKTFLNVIISPDSLHVGDYIYVNITLTDEEGNLLSSKVTLNSSASVGKIISMNNGKGSDRLKILKFVDNATILVTYNGTIRYENCSAEVPFTILRTETILTINNPTDMLSTNVDITINGTLKDNNNKAISNANISVTFNNKEYNVTTNSDGLFNVTITTPSENGKYVLTARYNGTEIYDASQETITLAIGKIETTLTVNEPMDVVIVTRNMTINGTLKDIDNHAIADATIKIKVDDMDEVSVKTNENGEYSYSFKTTKTSDHINVHVSYAGDDEYLETYASTWFIVEKIGSKISVDEIDNVDPNSEINITGKLSVDYNLNVGIPDATVHITIDGQTYTTTTDENGNYIKTITTPDASKTYTVSVEYKGSELYDECDDSINLYVKTKSTIDVETPIIITVVNNDITIKGTLKDINGNPIRDVTIVMTIEDLINTTKTNSTGGYTFIYTATKVDNNIPVDIKFIGDNYYAPSSTQATLTVEKLNSTLIIDNIENVKINASVVITGKVTNNTNNPITDANVCVTVNNESKNVTTGTDGTFRVEFTAPSTAKTYTVTAKYEGSEIYNGSDNETTFDVEKIDSIITIDTIGSVDANSNVNVTGILVDSAQNAISNQEVTITVNNKKYTTTTDNEGKYVVTIMTPVVTGNYDVSASYAGSDVYTMASAQTSMFVKEETSITAEGPISTTVNSTITINGTLIDASDNGIANATITVTFEGKKYTTTTNNDGKFTCDIMTTTVGDNIPVTVRYDGNDTYMASMNTITIDVEKLGSELTLNPVNNTSINSTLDVSGVLSEKYTQKAITNSTVTIIVDGISYNTVTDDNGNFKVTIKAAATTGTYTIKASYDGNDLYTPSSDETTFDVEKIGSELTLNPVNNTSINSTVDVSGVLSEKYTQKAIANSTVTIIVDGISYNTVTDDNGNFKVTIKTAATTGTYTIKASYDGSDLYTPSSDETTFDVEKLGSELTLNPVNNTSINSTVDVSGVLSEKYTQKAITNSTVTIIVDGISYNTVTDDNGNFKITIKTAATTGTYTIKASYDGSDLYTPSSDETTFDVEKISTKTTVDAVNGVIYEKVNLTAHITDVNGNNVTGGKVVFSINGVEVTDNNGNVIYANVTGGVATITKEVPSAWHKENTTIVATYLGNYAYDDSVSEKADVIITLRTANINITCDTEVKVGDTTSIVAHVYYNNTLVNEGKVIFKLNGKTLKDDDGNIIFVKVENGVAKLDYTITSIYSAKEYTLTAVFSGKDYNRVATESHLTVLRTNTHIQAEMVNITSNNATVSIKIFDEKNNTVQRNTKVTVKVNGKTFYNQIIVSNGVANLNLNLPVSSKPYNITIISGENSVYATSTTSFMFKNTVKIPTKINATAKLVNNKTATVSVKINDNNNKPVTGNTKVVVKLNGKTQANAIAVNGVADMDMIPPTIKGTYTLVVMTGETSIYEKATTTTTLKI, encoded by the coding sequence ATGTTTAAAAAGTATAATAAAGAAATATTTTTACTTATACTCGTATCATTACTTCTTATTAGTATTTCAGCAATAAGTGCAGGTGATGTGTCAAACTCGACAACCACATCACCAACAGTTACTGTTGAAAAACAAGTAAGTATGAATAATGTTATAAAAGAAGATACTACTGATAATAAGGTATTATCTAAAAATAGTGAAAATATTCAAACAAAAGAAAAAACAGATAATAAAAAAACAATAAAAAAAGAAACCAGTAATGTAGACTATTGTGTCTGTGATAATAGTGGAAGTGATAGTAATACTGGAAGTCAAGACAGTCCCTTTAAAACCATAGGATATACAGTTGAAAAGGTAAATTCCAATGATAACTACAACATCCACATTAAAAATGGTACATATAAAGGTACAGGAAATACAAATCTAACAATAGATAATAATACCCCAAGTGCTCCTTTAACACAAACAAAATCTGTTAAAAAAGATGATAGTAATGTAGTTGAAATTACAGGAGCTAATGTTAGAAATTATTGGTCATGGGATGATGATGATCCTTCTTCAGCTGAAATTTCTGATGAAATATTAGATGCAAATGCAGGAAAAACTTTTCTTATTGATCAAAAAGCTTTTAATATACTAAAAAGAGTAAATCTTATAAAATTTTCAGGATCAATTACTTATGTAGGTAAAGATAATCCAACATCCTACTCTACATTATGGTTAAATACAGATCATGGTAATAATACTAAAGTAGCAAATATAACATTCCAATATACTGATGAACGCCAATTATTTAGAGGTGAAACTACTGGTGGTTATTATAATGCTACAGTAGAAAATTGTACTTTTAATGCAAATGTAGCAGATTTTCCAGAAAATAATCTTAGATTAATAGAATTTACTACTGGTACTGAAGATAGTATAGATCCAGTTATGATTTTTAAAAATTCTAAAATAAATATATCTGCACCTGCAAATTTCTTAAATTTTGCCCAGTATTTTGAAGGAGGCTGGTTAGGTACAGTAGATCCAAAAGTTGTACCTATTAGAATTGGAGAAGAATTTACTTTTGCAAGAGCAACTAATAACAGAAGAATAATATTTGATAGTAATAATATTACAATAAGTGTAAGTAAGGATGATGGAAATAGTTATGCTACATTAAATGCTATTATGTTCTCATCTAGTCATGCACAATTTACTAATAATAATATTAATCTTTCTGGTGAAAAATATTTATATGGAATGCTTTGTACTTCATACTCTAGTCATAACAACATATCTAACAACACATTTCAAATCAATGGTCAAAGATATACTGCAGGTATTTATCTTACAGGTGGGTATCTACAAAATAACACTGTTGCAAACAATACTATTACATTAGTTTCTTCAAATAGTAGTAGTTCTGTAGCTGAAGACAGTGGATATCCTATTGTAATAGAAGATCGTAGATATATTGGCGGAAATTATCCTCCTGCTGAGTATCCAAGTGGAGGAGAACTTATAAACAACACAGTTATAAATAACACCATTGTTGTTTCAGGAAACAATGTTTATGGAATTGAACATTATGGTGGAACAAATACTCTCATAAAGGGAAATAGAATAAATGCTTCTGGTATAAATCCAACAGGAATTGTTATAACTGGTAATGGTCTTTCAGTTGAAGATAATATAATATATATTACAGCACAAACAAATAATACTGGAACTACTGCTGATTATTTCCCAGCAATATCTGGAGGGATATATGCACAACTATGCTTTAATAATACAATTAAAAATAATAAAGTTGTTACAGTAAATGGATCTGGTATAACTGCTAAACAATATAGAAATCTTACAATAATTGGAAACAAAGTAAATGTTACAGATGAATATGCTGTAGTTTTAACTGAATGTAATAATAATAATGTATCTGGAAATGAGTTAGGTTCAAAAAGTTATTATGGTGATGAAGCAGTAAGTATAATTGATGGTCAAAACAATTCAGTACATGATAATAAAGGTCTTCCAAGAGATAAAACATTCTTGAATGTAATAATAAGTCCTGATTCTCTTCATGTTGGTGATTATATATATGTTAATATTACACTAACTGATGAAGAGGGTAATCTTTTAAGTTCAAAAGTAACTCTGAATTCTTCAGCATCTGTTGGAAAAATAATTTCAATGAATAATGGTAAAGGATCAGATCGTTTAAAAATATTAAAATTTGTTGATAATGCAACTATACTAGTTACATATAATGGTACAATACGTTATGAAAATTGTTCTGCTGAAGTACCTTTTACTATACTTAGAACTGAAACCATATTAACTATTAACAATCCAACAGATATGTTATCAACTAATGTAGATATAACAATCAATGGAACTCTCAAAGATAATAATAACAAGGCCATATCTAATGCAAATATAAGTGTAACATTTAATAATAAAGAATATAATGTAACAACCAATAGTGATGGTTTATTTAATGTAACTATTACAACACCATCTGAGAATGGTAAATATGTTCTAACTGCTAGGTATAATGGTACAGAAATATACGATGCATCCCAAGAAACAATAACATTAGCTATAGGTAAAATAGAAACTACTCTAACAGTTAATGAACCAATGGATGTTGTTATAGTAACAAGAAATATGACTATTAATGGTACACTTAAAGATATAGATAACCATGCTATTGCTGATGCTACTATAAAAATAAAAGTAGATGATATGGATGAGGTTTCTGTAAAAACTAATGAAAATGGTGAATATTCTTATTCATTTAAAACAACAAAGACATCTGATCACATTAATGTACATGTTTCATATGCAGGTGATGATGAATATCTAGAAACCTATGCTAGTACATGGTTTATAGTTGAAAAAATAGGCTCTAAAATTTCAGTTGATGAAATAGATAATGTTGATCCCAACAGTGAAATTAATATAACTGGTAAATTATCTGTAGATTATAATTTAAATGTTGGTATTCCAGATGCTACAGTACATATAACAATTGATGGTCAAACATACACCACAACTACTGATGAAAATGGTAATTATATCAAAACTATCACAACACCTGATGCTTCAAAAACATATACAGTATCTGTAGAATATAAAGGTTCAGAGCTGTATGATGAATGTGATGATAGTATAAACTTGTATGTAAAAACAAAAAGTACTATTGATGTAGAAACACCTATTATTATTACAGTAGTAAATAATGATATAACAATTAAAGGTACACTCAAAGATATTAATGGAAATCCTATAAGAGATGTTACAATAGTAATGACTATTGAGGATCTAATCAACACAACAAAAACTAACAGTACTGGTGGATATACATTTATTTATACAGCAACAAAAGTTGATAATAATATTCCAGTAGACATCAAATTTATTGGTGATAATTATTATGCCCCATCATCTACACAAGCAACCTTAACTGTTGAAAAACTAAATTCAACTTTAATCATAGATAACATTGAAAATGTCAAAATTAATGCTAGTGTTGTTATAACTGGTAAAGTAACAAATAATACAAATAACCCAATTACTGATGCTAATGTATGTGTAACAGTTAATAATGAAAGTAAAAATGTAACCACTGGAACTGATGGTACATTTAGAGTAGAATTTACTGCTCCAAGTACTGCTAAGACATACACTGTAACAGCTAAATATGAAGGTTCAGAGATATATAATGGATCTGATAATGAAACAACATTTGATGTTGAAAAAATAGATTCTATTATTACTATTGATACTATTGGTAGTGTTGATGCTAATAGTAATGTTAATGTTACTGGTATTTTAGTTGATTCTGCACAAAATGCTATTAGTAATCAAGAAGTAACAATAACAGTTAACAATAAAAAATACACAACCACAACTGATAATGAAGGTAAATATGTTGTAACTATCATGACACCTGTTGTAACAGGAAATTATGATGTATCTGCAAGTTATGCTGGTAGTGATGTATACACCATGGCTAGTGCTCAAACTTCCATGTTTGTAAAAGAAGAAACTAGTATAACAGCTGAAGGACCAATTAGTACTACAGTAAACAGTACCATAACAATTAATGGAACTCTCATAGATGCAAGTGATAATGGTATAGCTAATGCTACAATTACAGTTACATTTGAAGGTAAAAAATACACAACCACCACTAATAATGATGGTAAATTTACATGTGATATTATGACAACAACTGTTGGAGATAATATTCCAGTAACAGTTAGATATGATGGAAATGATACCTACATGGCATCAATGAATACTATAACAATTGATGTTGAAAAATTAGGTTCTGAATTAACATTAAATCCTGTTAATAATACCAGTATTAATTCAACACTAGATGTATCTGGTGTACTTAGTGAGAAATACACACAAAAAGCAATAACTAACAGTACAGTTACAATCATAGTAGATGGTATATCATACAATACAGTTACAGATGATAATGGTAACTTTAAAGTAACTATTAAAGCAGCTGCTACAACTGGTACATACACAATAAAAGCAAGTTATGATGGAAATGACTTATACACTCCAAGTAGTGATGAAACTACATTTGATGTAGAAAAAATAGGTTCTGAATTAACATTAAATCCTGTTAATAATACCAGTATTAATTCAACAGTAGATGTATCTGGTGTACTTAGTGAGAAATACACACAAAAAGCAATAGCTAACAGTACAGTTACAATCATAGTAGATGGTATATCATACAATACAGTTACAGATGATAATGGTAACTTTAAAGTAACTATTAAAACAGCTGCTACAACTGGTACATACACAATAAAAGCAAGTTATGATGGAAGTGACTTATACACTCCAAGTAGTGATGAAACTACATTTGATGTAGAAAAATTAGGTTCTGAATTAACATTAAATCCTGTTAATAATACCAGTATTAATTCAACAGTAGATGTATCTGGTGTACTTAGTGAGAAATACACACAAAAAGCAATAACTAACAGTACAGTTACAATCATAGTAGATGGTATATCATACAATACAGTTACAGATGATAATGGTAACTTTAAAATAACTATTAAAACAGCTGCTACAACTGGTACATACACAATAAAAGCAAGTTATGATGGAAGTGACTTATACACTCCAAGTAGTGATGAAACTACATTTGATGTAGAAAAAATAAGTACAAAAACCACAGTTGATGCTGTAAATGGAGTAATTTATGAAAAAGTAAATCTCACAGCACACATTACAGATGTAAATGGTAACAATGTAACTGGTGGAAAAGTAGTATTTAGTATAAATGGTGTAGAAGTAACTGATAATAATGGTAATGTAATATATGCTAATGTAACTGGTGGTGTTGCAACAATTACCAAAGAAGTACCAAGTGCATGGCATAAAGAAAATACAACCATAGTAGCCACATACCTTGGAAACTATGCATATGATGATTCTGTAAGTGAAAAAGCAGATGTGATTATTACACTAAGAACTGCTAATATTAATATAACCTGTGACACAGAAGTAAAAGTTGGAGATACAACAAGTATAGTTGCACATGTATACTACAATAATACTTTAGTAAATGAAGGTAAAGTTATATTTAAACTTAATGGTAAAACATTAAAAGATGATGATGGTAACATAATCTTTGTAAAAGTAGAAAATGGTGTTGCAAAACTTGACTATACTATAACTTCAATATACAGTGCTAAAGAATATACTCTAACAGCAGTATTCTCTGGAAAAGATTATAATAGAGTAGCTACAGAAAGTCATTTAACAGTATTAAGAACAAATACACATATACAAGCAGAAATGGTAAATATAACAAGTAACAATGCAACAGTATCAATAAAAATCTTTGATGAGAAAAATAACACTGTACAACGTAATACAAAAGTAACAGTAAAAGTAAATGGTAAAACATTCTACAATCAAATCATAGTATCAAATGGTGTTGCTAACTTAAACTTAAACTTACCAGTAAGTTCAAAACCATATAACATAACAATAATATCAGGAGAAAACAGTGTATATGCAACAAGTACAACATCATTCATGTTTAAAAATACAGTGAAAATACCAACAAAAATAAATGCAACAGCAAAACTAGTAAATAATAAAACAGCAACAGTATCAGTGAAAATCAATGATAACAACAATAAACCAGTGACAGGAAATACAAAAGTTGTAGTAAAACTCAATGGAAAAACACAAGCAAATGCTATAGCAGTAAATGGAGTAGCAGACATGGATATGATTCCACCAACAATTAAAGGAACATACACACTAGTGGTTATGACTGGTGAAACATCAATCTATGAAAAAGCAACAACAACCACGACACTGAAAATTTAA
- a CDS encoding DNA adenine methylase translates to MQVTLFNDNIVEGKPFMKWLGGKRQLIPEIEKRLPEHIKISKKIDSYFEPFIGGGALFFYLMSNYHIKKAYISDINKELILIYNAIKNDDKKVITYLKEMESEFLKLDNDKRKAYYLNVREEFNNQLKTYDFKNYSEETIKRAVKSMFMNKTGFNGLFRLNKKGEFNVPFGRYKNPKICDETNIHNVHKILKNVTIKNKPYDYSEKYIEKGSLVYLDPPYRPISKTSSFTSYSDNEFNDEHQIELAHYYERISNKGAYALLSNSDPHNNDPNDDFFDLLYSKYCIDRIPAKRSINSKGNKRGPVNELLIKNY, encoded by the coding sequence ATGCAAGTAACTTTATTTAATGACAATATTGTAGAAGGAAAGCCTTTTATGAAATGGCTTGGTGGAAAAAGACAATTAATTCCTGAGATAGAAAAAAGATTACCAGAACATATTAAGATATCAAAGAAAATAGATTCATATTTTGAACCCTTTATTGGTGGAGGAGCTTTATTTTTTTATCTTATGAGTAATTATCATATTAAAAAAGCATATATTTCTGATATTAATAAAGAATTGATATTAATATATAATGCTATAAAAAATGATGATAAAAAAGTAATTACTTATTTAAAAGAAATGGAAAGTGAATTTTTAAAATTAGATAATGATAAACGTAAAGCATATTATTTAAATGTTAGAGAAGAATTTAATAATCAATTAAAAACATATGATTTTAAAAATTATTCTGAAGAAACAATAAAAAGAGCTGTTAAATCAATGTTCATGAATAAAACAGGATTTAATGGATTATTTAGATTAAATAAGAAAGGTGAATTTAACGTGCCTTTTGGAAGATATAAAAATCCTAAAATATGTGATGAAACCAATATTCATAATGTTCATAAAATTCTAAAAAATGTTACTATAAAAAATAAACCCTATGATTATTCTGAAAAATACATTGAAAAAGGTTCACTAGTATACTTAGATCCACCATACAGACCAATTTCTAAAACTTCCAGTTTCACAAGCTATTCTGATAATGAATTTAATGATGAACATCAAATAGAATTAGCACATTATTATGAGAGAATATCCAATAAAGGAGCATATGCTTTGTTAAGTAATAGTGATCCTCATAATAATGATCCAAATGATGATTTTTTTGATTTATTATATTCTAAATATTGTATTGATAGAATTCCAGCAAAAAGAAGTATTAATTCAAAAGGAAACAAACGTGGACCAGTAAATGAATTGTTGATAAAAAATTATTGA
- a CDS encoding type II restriction endonuclease: MVKYEVLGYTSQEEYKEDFFNNLLPTNHSFNYFVNWNKVFKNVKQYSIEISILNSLSKVDEEDLEVEFRKIINCYPEVVPLLPAILAIRFKSKNLTVDILEKTFKTYNFNDEEFDEDEIVTFSKKTGLLKLFTKINDLYAYLLGTEVGLDTNGRKNRSGTIFETLIEENINSILDGTNYKIQSQGYVDGISRKKRADFIITDDDEQVLAIECNYYNATGSKPIEVTNAYIELQNEISNTNIKFLWITDGLGWNKMTSTILKGMENIDFIINYTMLENSIRKLLNIE; this comes from the coding sequence ATGGTTAAATATGAAGTATTAGGTTACACATCACAAGAGGAATATAAGGAAGATTTCTTCAATAATTTATTACCTACAAATCATAGTTTTAATTATTTTGTTAATTGGAATAAGGTTTTTAAGAATGTTAAACAATATTCTATTGAAATTTCAATTTTAAATAGTTTAAGTAAGGTTGATGAAGAAGATCTTGAAGTAGAATTTAGAAAAATTATCAACTGTTATCCAGAAGTAGTTCCATTATTACCTGCTATTTTAGCAATAAGATTTAAATCTAAAAATTTAACTGTGGATATTTTAGAAAAAACATTTAAAACTTATAACTTCAATGATGAAGAATTTGATGAAGATGAAATAGTAACTTTTTCTAAAAAAACTGGTTTGTTAAAATTATTTACTAAAATAAATGATTTATATGCTTATTTGTTGGGAACAGAAGTTGGTTTAGATACTAATGGTAGAAAAAATAGGAGTGGAACAATTTTTGAGACATTAATTGAGGAAAATATAAACTCAATATTGGACGGTACAAACTATAAAATCCAATCACAAGGTTATGTTGATGGTATTTCTCGGAAAAAGAGGGCTGATTTTATAATAACAGATGATGATGAACAAGTTTTAGCTATTGAATGTAATTATTATAATGCAACTGGAAGTAAACCAATAGAAGTAACAAATGCGTATATAGAGTTACAAAATGAAATAAGTAATACAAATATAAAATTTTTGTGGATTACTGATGGTCTAGGTTGGAACAAAATGACAAGTACTATTTTAAAGGGGATGGAAAATATTGACTTTATTATCAATTACACTATGTTGGAAAATAGTATTAGAAAACTTTTAAATATTGAATAA